One segment of Paenibacillus sp. FSL R7-0337 DNA contains the following:
- a CDS encoding class I SAM-dependent methyltransferase, which translates to MDNSEDGRLNYSFYSGVDLYSDGEIEDEMLSLAKSNVDLETVIATDDRWPILYHFSNKRQNLLEWYPFKEGAEVLEIGAGCGAITGMLCDKCGYVTSVELSKKRSLINYHRNKGKRNFEIIVGNLNDITFDKQFDYITLVGVLEYAAMYTASESPYIDFLKNIKKNLKPGGTLIIAIENKFGLKYWAGSKEDHTGILFDGLENYPSNHKIQTFSKLELISIITEAGFEKNKFYYPFPDYKFSDSIYSDERLPKIGELQNVINNYDQSRAILFNEQAVYDNILFSAREYPFFSNSFLVFSK; encoded by the coding sequence ATGGATAATTCTGAAGATGGACGACTTAATTATTCGTTTTATAGTGGAGTGGATTTATACTCCGATGGAGAAATTGAAGACGAAATGCTTAGTTTGGCCAAAAGTAATGTTGATTTAGAAACAGTCATTGCAACTGATGATCGATGGCCTATACTGTATCACTTTTCTAACAAGAGACAAAACCTGCTAGAGTGGTATCCTTTTAAAGAAGGAGCTGAGGTTCTAGAAATTGGAGCTGGGTGTGGTGCGATTACAGGAATGTTGTGTGATAAATGCGGATATGTGACCTCTGTAGAGCTTTCAAAAAAACGATCATTAATTAATTATCATCGGAATAAAGGTAAGAGAAATTTCGAGATAATTGTAGGTAATTTGAATGATATTACTTTTGATAAGCAGTTTGACTATATAACTCTTGTAGGGGTGTTGGAATATGCTGCAATGTATACTGCATCCGAGTCCCCTTATATAGACTTTTTGAAAAATATAAAAAAGAATCTAAAGCCCGGCGGTACTTTGATAATTGCAATTGAGAATAAGTTTGGCTTGAAGTATTGGGCGGGAAGTAAAGAGGATCATACAGGGATTCTATTTGATGGTTTAGAAAATTATCCCTCTAATCATAAAATTCAAACCTTCTCCAAACTGGAATTAATCAGTATCATTACTGAGGCTGGATTCGAAAAAAATAAATTTTACTATCCATTTCCTGACTATAAATTTTCAGACTCTATATATTCTGACGAAAGATTGCCGAAAATTGGGGAATTGCAAAATGTAATTAATAATTACGATCAATCAAGAGCCATACTTTTTAATGAACAAGCAGTTTATGATAATATTCTTTTCAGTGCAAGAGAATATCCTTTTTTCTCTAATTCTTTTTTGGTTTTTTCAAAATGA
- a CDS encoding NAD-dependent epimerase/dehydratase family protein: MKKSCLIGYTGFVGQTLLTQADFDDLYNSSNIETIQNKEYRLVICAAAPAVKWKANKDPQEDIDNINKLISSLRNVKAEKFVLISTVDVYANPVNVEEDSIIEPEKTEPYGRHRFYLEQFVVDNFDNHLIIRLPGLFGKGLKKNFIFDLIHTNTLDLTHYQSEFQFYNMDHLWSDIQTALNNSLALVNFATEPVSASEIAGISAGISFVNETKKNPVYYNMLSKYASLFTSDSNKGYLASKEIVLSEISEFIEREKRHINESINF, from the coding sequence ATGAAAAAAAGTTGTCTTATAGGTTATACAGGTTTTGTAGGCCAAACGCTGCTTACCCAAGCTGATTTTGATGATTTGTATAATTCTTCTAACATTGAAACGATACAAAATAAAGAATACAGACTTGTTATTTGTGCAGCAGCACCGGCAGTGAAATGGAAAGCTAATAAAGATCCTCAAGAAGATATTGATAATATAAATAAATTAATCAGCTCTTTAAGAAATGTGAAGGCAGAGAAATTTGTTTTGATTTCTACAGTCGATGTATACGCGAACCCTGTTAATGTAGAGGAAGATTCAATAATTGAACCGGAGAAAACGGAACCTTACGGCCGTCATCGTTTTTATTTGGAGCAGTTTGTAGTAGATAACTTCGATAACCATTTGATTATTAGACTTCCAGGACTGTTTGGAAAAGGATTGAAAAAGAACTTTATTTTTGATTTGATCCATACAAACACATTAGATTTAACACATTATCAATCAGAATTTCAATTTTATAATATGGATCACTTATGGAGTGATATTCAAACTGCGTTGAATAATTCACTCGCACTAGTGAATTTTGCGACGGAACCAGTCAGCGCTTCGGAAATAGCTGGGATTTCTGCGGGGATATCTTTTGTGAATGAAACGAAAAAAAATCCTGTATATTATAACATGCTTAGTAAGTACGCCTCTTTGTTTACTTCAGATTCAAACAAAGGATATTTAGCATCCAAGGAAATTGTCCTTTCTGAAATATCCGAATTTATTGAGCGAGAGAAGAGGCATATAAATGAATCTATCAATTTCTAA
- a CDS encoding ABC transporter ATP-binding protein, with amino-acid sequence MENVIEINELTKIYKLYRNPVDRLKESLSFFGKNYHKDFFALNSMTLNVQKGEALGIIGKNGSGKSTLLKIMTGVLSPTSGKLSVKGRISALLELGAGFNPDFSGLENVYLNGTMMGMSKEDVDKKIDDITAFADIGDFIYQPVKTYSSGMFVRLAFAVAINVEPEILIVDEALSVGDIFFQAKCFKKFSEFKDQGKTIIFVTHDMSSVMKYCDRVIVMNEGVIIDEGAPGPMIDIYKKILVNQYSKVESVDVKNTFVENQWKKGININPSFSDYGNNKAQIIDFGVFDHSGDLTNVIMKGKEFKLKIKVRFNEDIVDPIFAFSIKDIRGTEITGTNTMLESINTGLIKKDDIYMIEFTQNIALQGGDYLISFGCTGYEGNEFVVYNRLYDIFNIHVIANKNSVGFFDMDSNIQVSKSEGTVLNG; translated from the coding sequence ATGGAGAATGTAATTGAAATAAATGAGCTTACAAAGATATACAAATTATACAGAAACCCTGTAGATAGATTGAAAGAATCTTTGAGTTTTTTTGGAAAAAATTATCACAAGGATTTTTTTGCTCTGAATAGTATGACGTTAAATGTTCAAAAAGGAGAAGCGTTGGGTATTATCGGGAAAAACGGTTCTGGTAAATCTACGCTTCTAAAGATAATGACAGGAGTATTGTCACCAACTTCTGGTAAGTTATCTGTCAAAGGGAGGATATCTGCGCTATTAGAACTAGGGGCAGGATTTAATCCTGACTTCTCTGGTTTGGAAAATGTTTATCTAAATGGCACGATGATGGGGATGAGCAAGGAAGATGTTGATAAAAAGATTGACGATATTACTGCCTTTGCGGATATTGGTGACTTTATTTATCAACCGGTAAAAACATATTCGAGTGGTATGTTTGTTAGATTAGCCTTTGCTGTAGCGATTAATGTTGAACCTGAGATACTGATTGTTGATGAAGCCTTATCTGTTGGTGATATATTCTTTCAAGCAAAGTGTTTTAAAAAATTCAGTGAATTTAAGGATCAAGGTAAGACGATAATATTTGTTACTCATGACATGAGCAGCGTAATGAAATATTGTGACAGGGTCATTGTTATGAATGAGGGCGTCATCATTGATGAAGGGGCGCCTGGTCCTATGATTGACATTTATAAAAAAATATTGGTTAATCAATATTCTAAAGTGGAAAGCGTGGATGTTAAAAACACATTTGTTGAAAATCAGTGGAAAAAAGGGATTAATATTAATCCTTCCTTTAGTGATTATGGAAATAATAAAGCGCAAATTATTGACTTTGGAGTTTTTGATCATTCAGGGGATTTGACGAATGTTATTATGAAGGGAAAAGAGTTTAAACTGAAAATCAAAGTGCGTTTTAATGAGGATATAGTAGATCCCATTTTTGCTTTTAGTATCAAGGATATTCGTGGTACCGAAATAACTGGAACGAATACGATGCTTGAATCAATTAATACCGGATTAATCAAGAAAGATGACATATACATGATTGAATTTACTCAGAACATTGCTTTGCAGGGTGGGGATTATCTTATATCTTTTGGTTGCACGGGATATGAGGGTAATGAGTTTGTTGTATACAATCGGCTATACGATATTTTTAACATTCATGTAATTGCAAATAAGAATAGCGTTGGTTTTTTTGATATGGACTCGAATATACAAGTTTCGAAAAGCGAAGGGACTGTACTAAATGGATAA
- a CDS encoding glycosyltransferase, which yields MDIKSPLVSIIVPSYNYEKFIVEALDSISLQTYRNLELVIVDDMSKDSSVKLITQYISQKRVKERFEGNIKFIKHNVNRGAHYSINEGIRSSKGSYISILNADDLFQENRFDTMIDEMVKRNAEFSFSKIEVINGEGVLLGTSSEESSKFLAIQDSINNFPSVGWSLVPHNAAISTGNMLFTREIFEKLGGFRNLKYCHDWDFILRSLLFTEPLYIPSTQYYYRLHGNNSYLKLNDVVDKEVKTVLGSFFYKCRTKKVMNKLCPSPQNWDGLFLEQIKSMSLHHFWLFSKTPINLMYQMRQYFLDYKGR from the coding sequence ATGGATATCAAAAGTCCTTTAGTTAGTATTATTGTTCCTTCTTATAATTATGAGAAGTTTATTGTTGAAGCATTAGACTCAATTTCACTTCAAACATACCGTAATTTAGAATTGGTGATTGTTGATGATATGTCGAAAGATTCAAGCGTTAAACTGATTACTCAATATATTTCTCAGAAAAGAGTGAAAGAGAGATTTGAGGGTAATATAAAGTTTATTAAGCACAATGTGAATCGGGGAGCACATTATTCTATAAACGAAGGGATAAGATCGTCTAAAGGATCATATATATCTATATTGAACGCAGATGATCTATTCCAAGAAAATAGATTCGATACAATGATTGATGAAATGGTTAAACGGAATGCTGAGTTTTCTTTCTCCAAAATAGAAGTGATAAATGGGGAGGGAGTTCTGTTGGGAACTTCATCTGAAGAATCTAGTAAATTTCTAGCTATTCAAGACTCAATTAATAATTTCCCCTCAGTGGGATGGTCGCTTGTTCCCCATAATGCAGCCATTTCTACTGGTAATATGCTTTTCACTCGTGAAATATTTGAGAAATTAGGCGGCTTTAGAAATTTGAAATACTGCCATGATTGGGATTTTATCTTGAGAAGCTTGCTTTTTACTGAGCCATTATATATTCCTAGTACTCAATATTATTATAGACTACATGGAAATAATTCTTATCTCAAATTGAATGACGTGGTTGATAAAGAAGTGAAAACAGTATTGGGGTCATTTTTTTATAAATGTCGTACAAAAAAAGTAATGAATAAGTTATGTCCTAGCCCCCAAAATTGGGATGGTCTATTTCTAGAGCAAATTAAAAGTATGTCACTACATCATTTTTGGCTTTTTTCGAAGACACCAATAAATTTAATGTACCAAATGAGACAATATTTTTTGGACTATAAAGGCAGATAA
- a CDS encoding glycoside hydrolase family 99-like domain-containing protein → MKGRKMKKNLRISSLYGVEGLRGSSNEHNWESLNNDPQIYFNENFSNGFYRFVWQGESKETRYIRLYKNFGDGFSQENSVLLGSINERGGQHFKVVKFEKNITQLRLDPGDSPGQFVLGDISIEKISSVSYFKLVFEGYSKLYGRDGVLKLFQKGFRKWRENGFKWIFNKAESFILNHSSDAEVQYSFVPYKFIDNDVIDTKDLKSNIFYTIIIPFQSRNAEFLYRCLDSLKKQSYKNHEIILVGRKLEDLDYNFNGLNVKYVEFSSADFMDYIKAARPEISGDYVIVVEEEDFLSINSLYYSTMLIEQENSDLLYMDEDRFIDNEHFSPFYKSDFILNDIKNKVEFIGPLLVKGNIFESYCNETLYSIFKGKIISNSKIITHIPQILYHKRATASQWNESNPHKIKMIPFYLPQYHEIPENNEWWGEGFTEWTNVKKATPLYEGHYQPHVPADLGYYNLVEEEDINEKQIKLARENDIFGFCYYYYWFDGKRLLEKPLNILLENKELDFPFCICWANESWSRRWDGQEKELLMQQIHDEDSDKRFIEEIIPMLKDKRYICIEDEVPIILIYRAELFPNLKNTILSWKEKCRENGIKDLHVCMVQSFGQQDPEVYGCDSAVEFPPHGIYASEISGQIKGLNQEFNGNIYDYKEVVERTLQKRNSAEYTWFRGAMLSWDNTARRKVSSNIFYNSSPEEYEKWLIGLVDYTRKFNSEENQLIFINAWNEWAEGTHLEPDQKYGHAYLKATQRALNVR, encoded by the coding sequence TTGAAAGGACGAAAAATGAAAAAAAATCTACGTATATCCTCATTGTATGGTGTTGAAGGTTTGCGAGGGTCATCTAATGAACATAATTGGGAGAGCTTAAATAATGACCCCCAGATATATTTTAATGAAAACTTCTCCAATGGATTTTACAGGTTTGTTTGGCAAGGCGAATCTAAAGAAACAAGATATATACGTCTTTATAAAAACTTTGGTGATGGTTTCAGTCAAGAAAACTCTGTTCTTTTAGGTTCAATTAATGAAAGAGGGGGTCAACATTTTAAAGTTGTGAAATTTGAAAAAAATATTACACAATTAAGACTTGATCCCGGAGATTCACCTGGCCAATTTGTTCTAGGCGATATTAGCATTGAAAAGATTTCATCTGTATCTTATTTTAAACTAGTATTTGAGGGATATTCAAAATTATATGGTAGAGATGGTGTTCTGAAATTATTTCAAAAAGGTTTTCGTAAGTGGCGTGAAAACGGTTTTAAGTGGATATTTAACAAAGCGGAGTCGTTTATATTGAATCATTCGTCTGATGCTGAAGTACAATACAGTTTTGTTCCATATAAATTTATTGATAATGATGTAATTGATACTAAGGATCTTAAGAGTAACATTTTTTACACCATAATAATCCCTTTTCAAAGTAGAAATGCTGAATTTCTATATAGATGTTTGGACTCTCTAAAAAAACAGTCGTATAAAAATCATGAGATAATATTAGTCGGTAGAAAACTCGAAGATTTAGACTACAATTTCAATGGACTTAATGTAAAATATGTTGAATTTAGCAGTGCTGATTTTATGGATTATATTAAGGCTGCAAGACCGGAAATTTCTGGAGACTACGTAATTGTTGTGGAAGAGGAGGACTTCTTATCAATTAATTCTCTTTATTATTCTACGATGCTAATTGAACAGGAAAATAGTGACCTTTTATACATGGATGAAGATAGGTTCATAGATAATGAGCATTTCTCGCCTTTTTACAAAAGTGACTTTATTTTAAATGACATAAAAAATAAGGTTGAGTTTATTGGACCATTACTTGTGAAGGGGAATATTTTCGAATCCTACTGTAATGAAACTCTTTACTCTATATTTAAGGGCAAGATAATAAGTAATAGCAAGATCATAACTCATATTCCACAAATTCTATATCATAAAAGAGCAACTGCATCCCAATGGAACGAAAGTAATCCACACAAGATTAAAATGATTCCGTTCTATCTTCCTCAATATCATGAAATACCTGAAAATAATGAATGGTGGGGAGAGGGATTTACGGAATGGACAAATGTAAAAAAGGCTACGCCTTTATATGAGGGGCATTATCAACCACATGTACCAGCTGATCTTGGGTACTACAACTTAGTTGAAGAAGAAGATATCAATGAAAAACAAATAAAGCTCGCACGAGAAAATGACATATTTGGATTTTGTTACTATTACTATTGGTTTGATGGTAAGAGGTTATTGGAAAAACCTTTAAATATATTGCTGGAAAATAAAGAACTGGATTTTCCTTTTTGTATTTGCTGGGCTAATGAAAGTTGGTCTAGACGGTGGGATGGACAAGAAAAAGAATTGTTAATGCAACAAATCCATGATGAAGATTCAGATAAGAGATTCATAGAAGAAATTATTCCGATGTTGAAAGACAAAAGATATATATGTATTGAAGATGAAGTGCCGATAATACTTATTTATCGTGCTGAACTATTTCCAAATCTAAAGAATACAATTTTGTCTTGGAAAGAAAAATGTAGGGAAAATGGAATTAAGGATTTGCATGTTTGTATGGTACAGTCGTTTGGACAGCAAGATCCTGAAGTTTATGGTTGTGATTCTGCTGTTGAATTTCCTCCACACGGAATATACGCTAGCGAGATATCAGGTCAAATTAAAGGTTTGAATCAAGAATTTAACGGAAACATATACGATTACAAGGAAGTTGTAGAACGAACTTTACAAAAGAGAAATTCTGCAGAGTACACTTGGTTTCGTGGTGCAATGTTGAGTTGGGATAATACAGCCAGGAGGAAAGTTTCGTCTAATATATTCTATAACTCTTCACCAGAGGAATATGAGAAATGGTTGATTGGCTTAGTAGACTATACAAGAAAATTTAATAGTGAAGAAAATCAATTGATTTTCATTAATGCATGGAATGAATGGGCAGAGGGAACACACTTAGAACCCGATCAGAAATATGGTCATGCTTATCTTAAAGCAACTCAAAGAGCATTAAATGTGCGTTAA
- a CDS encoding ABC transporter permease, giving the protein MLNLHFSQETSARNKLIYSLAKNDFKKKFKGSYFGIFWAFANPLITILLYWFVFQVGFRSGITTSGAPFVVWLICGMIPWFYFAEAFANATLSFTEYSFLVKKVVFKISILPIVKIVSSFFIHLFFLLFLFLILIFYGIYPDIYWIQVIYYIAGMIILLIGVSFITSSIVPFFRDMNQIVSIIVQIGFWLTPIVWSLDITPPKYQFLFKLNPFYYIAEGYRDCFLNKMWFWEKPFETLYFWIVAFSLLLVGGLLYKKLKPHFADVL; this is encoded by the coding sequence TTGCTGAATTTACACTTCTCACAAGAAACGAGTGCCAGAAACAAATTAATATACAGTCTGGCAAAAAATGATTTTAAAAAGAAGTTTAAAGGATCTTATTTTGGTATTTTTTGGGCTTTCGCAAATCCTCTCATCACAATTTTACTATACTGGTTTGTTTTTCAGGTAGGGTTCCGCTCAGGAATTACAACTAGTGGTGCACCATTTGTGGTTTGGTTAATTTGTGGAATGATACCTTGGTTTTATTTTGCTGAAGCTTTCGCGAATGCAACTTTAAGTTTTACTGAGTATAGTTTCTTAGTTAAGAAGGTTGTTTTTAAAATTAGTATTCTTCCTATTGTTAAAATAGTGTCTTCATTCTTTATTCACTTATTCTTTCTTTTGTTTTTATTTTTAATATTAATATTTTATGGGATATATCCTGATATTTATTGGATTCAAGTTATCTATTACATAGCAGGAATGATAATCTTGCTAATTGGTGTTAGTTTTATTACTTCATCCATTGTTCCGTTCTTTAGAGATATGAATCAAATTGTATCCATAATTGTCCAAATCGGATTTTGGCTAACTCCCATTGTATGGTCTTTAGATATTACACCTCCCAAATATCAATTTTTATTTAAATTGAATCCTTTTTATTATATTGCAGAAGGCTATCGAGATTGTTTCCTCAACAAGATGTGGTTTTGGGAGAAACCATTTGAAACGTTATATTTTTGGATTGTTGCTTTCAGTTTGTTATTAGTTGGTGGTTTGCTCTATAAAAAATTAAAACCTCACTTTGCAGATGTGCTTTAG
- a CDS encoding FAD-dependent oxidoreductase, translating to MNYDYVIFGAGIYGLYAAHLLAKRDLNVAVMEIDDKPLQRASFINQARVHNGYHYPRSVSTASKSAHYYERFVKDFSFSINNRFKKVYAISANDSLTNAEQFLNFCEYVDIPASEINSNAYFNKGTVEATFETLEYSYDANIIRDWYINELGKFKNVHLHFNKVLERVSEFENQFVLDFNDGTISTASNILNATYASINQILRKFDYELFTTKYEICEVIMTDVSDNVKNVGITVMDGPFFSLMPFGESGYHSLTSVGHTPHESSFSALPELSCQQFNPNCTPNQLANCNFCSAKPDSAWTRMHQLAKKYLIPEIEIQQRKSLYAVKALISASELDDSRPTVIKEFSKRPRFLSVFSGKFNTIYDLEEVL from the coding sequence TTGAATTATGATTATGTGATTTTCGGTGCTGGAATATATGGTTTGTACGCTGCGCATTTATTGGCTAAAAGAGACCTGAATGTTGCAGTGATGGAGATTGATGACAAACCGTTACAACGAGCAAGTTTTATTAATCAAGCTAGAGTGCATAATGGATATCATTATCCGCGTAGTGTTTCGACTGCAAGTAAATCTGCTCATTATTATGAGCGATTTGTAAAGGATTTTTCATTTTCTATCAATAATAGATTCAAGAAGGTATATGCTATTTCAGCTAATGACTCGCTTACTAACGCAGAGCAATTTCTTAACTTCTGCGAATATGTGGACATACCTGCATCTGAGATTAACAGCAATGCGTATTTTAATAAAGGAACAGTGGAGGCTACATTTGAGACATTAGAGTATAGCTATGATGCGAATATTATTCGAGACTGGTATATAAATGAGTTAGGGAAATTCAAGAATGTACATTTACACTTCAATAAAGTTCTTGAAAGGGTTAGTGAGTTCGAAAATCAATTTGTTCTTGATTTCAATGATGGAACAATAAGTACTGCCTCAAATATTCTTAATGCAACTTATGCTAGCATTAACCAAATTCTCCGTAAGTTTGATTATGAATTATTTACTACTAAATATGAGATCTGTGAAGTTATTATGACCGATGTTTCAGATAATGTGAAAAATGTCGGGATTACAGTTATGGATGGTCCTTTTTTTTCTTTAATGCCTTTTGGAGAAAGCGGTTATCACTCTTTAACTTCAGTGGGACATACCCCACATGAATCCTCTTTTAGCGCTTTGCCTGAATTGTCTTGTCAGCAGTTTAATCCCAATTGTACACCTAACCAATTAGCAAATTGTAATTTTTGTTCTGCTAAACCGGATTCTGCTTGGACCAGAATGCATCAATTGGCTAAAAAGTATTTGATTCCAGAAATCGAAATTCAACAAAGAAAATCCTTATATGCTGTGAAAGCTCTAATTAGTGCATCTGAACTTGATGATTCTCGTCCGACTGTAATTAAAGAGTTTTCGAAACGTCCAAGATTTCTATCTGTCTTTTCTGGGAAGTTTAATACAATATATGACTTGGAGGAAGTGTTATGA
- a CDS encoding sugar phosphate isomerase/epimerase family protein, with amino-acid sequence MNLSISNIAWDSKEDTSVIALLNELNVKGIEVAPTKIWTTPLDVPNIEVEKVKEKWANKGIELVAMQSLLFGQSQLNLFSKETRGKMFDYLTGIIQLSGKMGIKSLVFGSPKNRLAGELSKKAQFEIAIPFFNDLGVEATKNNVVFCIEPNPAQYGCDFITNTSDAVSLVREVGNPGFKLHLDSGALILNEENIFAAIEEGFPYLNHFHISEPYLNLIGLNPTSHVKIAHALKTLGYSNWVSIEMKDNLLNNNVESVEKALSYAMAIYN; translated from the coding sequence ATGAATCTATCAATTTCTAATATTGCTTGGGACTCGAAAGAAGATACGAGTGTAATAGCTCTTCTTAATGAACTAAATGTCAAAGGAATTGAGGTTGCACCTACAAAAATATGGACAACCCCCTTAGATGTTCCTAATATCGAAGTTGAGAAAGTTAAAGAAAAGTGGGCGAATAAAGGAATTGAATTAGTTGCTATGCAATCCCTACTATTCGGTCAGAGTCAACTGAATTTGTTTTCCAAAGAAACGCGTGGAAAAATGTTTGATTATTTGACTGGCATAATTCAATTATCCGGAAAGATGGGTATTAAATCCCTTGTGTTTGGTTCTCCTAAAAATAGGTTGGCAGGGGAGTTGTCAAAGAAGGCTCAATTCGAAATAGCTATCCCTTTTTTTAATGATTTAGGAGTTGAAGCTACGAAAAACAATGTTGTTTTTTGTATTGAGCCTAATCCTGCCCAGTACGGATGTGATTTTATCACTAACACAAGTGATGCAGTTTCACTAGTGCGGGAGGTAGGAAACCCTGGTTTTAAACTGCATTTAGATTCAGGAGCGCTTATTTTAAATGAAGAAAATATTTTTGCTGCTATTGAGGAAGGTTTCCCTTATTTGAATCACTTCCACATTAGCGAACCATATCTTAACCTTATCGGTTTAAATCCTACTTCTCATGTAAAGATTGCCCATGCTCTTAAAACTTTAGGTTATTCTAACTGGGTCTCTATCGAAATGAAAGATAATCTTTTAAATAATAATGTTGAGAGCGTTGAAAAAGCATTGTCATATGCGATGGCTATCTACAACTAG
- a CDS encoding glycosyltransferase: MKEQVFVSVVLYAHNNERDVETVLVQIDNTMMNHFKNYEIILVNDFSSDSTLECMHNVMKNIYGDTTIINLSRKHGVEHAMMAGLNKSMGDFVFEIESLSIDFDTELLYEMFKTSTGKGFDIVVASSGEAGWKSKTFYKLLNKVSYLNVSLSTETVRLVTRRALNSMQNLKERVRYRKALYELTGYSKTLIQYDAINKRKGRAVNRENISLAMDALVSFSHFGLRAAHILTFTFFVFSIFMGGYAFYNYLFNQSLVEGWTTLMILISLGFAGLFFIGGIIGEYTSRILIEIQNRPFYSTKSVEMYKEKKTRLELVQDRESVSNQ, from the coding sequence ATGAAAGAACAGGTTTTTGTATCAGTAGTTCTTTATGCACATAATAACGAACGAGATGTTGAGACTGTATTAGTTCAAATTGATAATACGATGATGAATCACTTTAAAAATTATGAAATTATATTAGTTAATGATTTCAGTTCTGATAGTACATTAGAATGTATGCATAATGTCATGAAAAATATATATGGTGATACAACTATTATTAACTTGTCGAGAAAGCATGGTGTAGAGCATGCTATGATGGCGGGTTTGAATAAGTCTATGGGGGATTTTGTATTTGAAATAGAATCACTATCTATTGATTTTGATACAGAATTACTATATGAAATGTTTAAAACTTCTACCGGTAAGGGTTTTGATATTGTTGTTGCTTCATCCGGGGAAGCGGGTTGGAAATCTAAAACATTTTATAAACTTTTGAATAAAGTCTCGTATTTGAACGTTTCGCTATCTACTGAGACGGTGCGTTTGGTTACTCGTCGTGCGCTGAACTCAATGCAGAATTTAAAGGAACGAGTTCGATATCGGAAGGCACTTTATGAGTTAACTGGGTATTCCAAAACGTTAATTCAGTATGATGCAATTAATAAAAGAAAAGGCAGAGCGGTCAATCGCGAAAATATATCCCTTGCAATGGATGCTCTTGTATCCTTTTCACACTTTGGTTTAAGAGCGGCTCATATACTTACATTTACATTTTTTGTTTTTTCGATATTTATGGGTGGATATGCTTTTTATAATTATTTATTTAATCAATCATTAGTAGAAGGCTGGACAACATTAATGATTTTGATTTCACTTGGATTTGCCGGATTATTCTTTATAGGTGGAATCATTGGGGAGTATACGTCGAGAATCTTAATTGAAATACAAAATCGCCCATTCTACAGCACAAAATCTGTAGAAATGTATAAGGAAAAGAAAACGCGTTTAGAATTAGTTCAAGATAGAGAAAGTGTTTCAAATCAATAA